Proteins co-encoded in one Alphaproteobacteria bacterium genomic window:
- a CDS encoding TonB-dependent receptor codes for MKHAAVLYSFAITIFYLLPVAAFAQQPFDKELEDLLSLDLAELTVTSVAKREQRLMAVPAAVTVLTGEEIRRTGVTTLPEALRFVPGLEVARAGANSWAITSRGFNNPVASKLLVLVDGRSVYTPVFSGVYWDNQFVMIEDIERVEVIRGPGASLYGANAVNGIINVITKQAANTQGNYVSAGMGTEDRFLRGRHGGQFAEDGFFRTYLRVSDHDSTRSRANGGQNYDDWWQARTGFRIDAKQDQPDKFTLQGDIFKSQAEIEQRFLSATPPLITFPQSEEISIGANVLGRWEHAISTDNSTSVQAYIDHYSREEPVVEQQVTTADIQFQHNWAFNPRNALIWGAGLRYIWQDHEGSLSGSFRDENVSRTLIDFFLQNEYAVIPNEMFLTIGSKFEHNDYTGFEVQPNIRLSWQPTADQTFWGAVSHAVRTPNEFEDQSILTVSITPGTPPTSLVFVGNTELEAERVTSFEFGYRVNPLPRISLDTAVFYSRYSDLLTVGSTTGTPFVSRNVLQVPIPFNNQSHGRTYGVEVMAKWNVSEDWQLAGSYNYLNMKLELEPGGGAFFFGEEASPEHQFALRSFWDVTDRLQWDNTVYFVDNLQSVDEYLRFDTRLGWEVSRGVDVSLVGRNLLDDAHAEFANDPQAEIERSFLGIVTLRF; via the coding sequence ATGAAGCATGCGGCTGTTTTATATTCATTTGCTATTACGATCTTTTATTTACTTCCTGTTGCGGCTTTTGCTCAGCAACCTTTTGATAAAGAGCTAGAAGACCTGCTTTCGCTTGATTTAGCTGAGCTTACGGTAACTTCCGTAGCCAAGCGTGAGCAGCGTTTGATGGCTGTACCAGCCGCAGTAACGGTGCTGACGGGGGAAGAAATTCGTCGTACGGGCGTAACCACATTGCCAGAAGCGCTGCGTTTTGTGCCAGGGTTGGAAGTCGCACGTGCAGGTGCGAATAGCTGGGCTATTACGTCACGGGGTTTTAATAATCCGGTTGCAAGTAAGCTTTTAGTGCTAGTGGATGGGCGTTCGGTTTATACTCCTGTATTTTCTGGCGTGTACTGGGATAACCAGTTCGTGATGATTGAAGATATTGAAAGGGTGGAGGTTATTCGTGGGCCGGGCGCCAGCCTGTATGGCGCGAATGCAGTGAACGGTATTATCAATGTCATCACTAAGCAGGCTGCCAATACCCAAGGTAATTATGTATCTGCCGGAATGGGAACGGAAGACAGGTTCTTACGGGGGCGTCATGGCGGCCAATTCGCCGAAGATGGCTTTTTCCGGACTTACCTACGTGTTAGCGACCATGATTCCACTCGCAGCAGAGCCAATGGCGGTCAAAATTATGACGACTGGTGGCAGGCGCGCACAGGTTTCCGTATTGATGCCAAACAGGATCAGCCAGATAAATTTACCCTTCAGGGAGATATTTTTAAAAGCCAGGCCGAAATTGAGCAACGCTTCTTGAGTGCTACCCCTCCATTAATTACATTTCCCCAAAGCGAAGAAATTTCCATTGGAGCTAATGTGCTTGGTCGCTGGGAGCATGCAATATCAACCGATAACTCCACAAGTGTACAAGCGTATATTGATCATTATAGCCGCGAAGAACCAGTTGTTGAGCAACAGGTTACCACAGCCGATATCCAGTTCCAGCATAACTGGGCGTTTAACCCTCGTAATGCGCTTATTTGGGGGGCGGGTCTGCGTTATATATGGCAAGATCATGAAGGCAGCCTGAGTGGCAGTTTCCGAGATGAAAATGTTTCTCGCACATTGATAGATTTCTTTTTGCAAAATGAATATGCGGTCATCCCTAATGAAATGTTTCTAACTATTGGTTCTAAATTTGAGCATAACGATTATACGGGCTTTGAAGTTCAGCCAAATATCCGGCTATCTTGGCAGCCAACTGCCGATCAGACATTCTGGGGTGCGGTTTCGCATGCGGTGCGAACCCCCAATGAATTTGAAGACCAGTCCATCCTTACCGTTTCCATTACCCCGGGAACTCCACCGACGAGTCTGGTGTTCGTAGGCAACACCGAACTGGAAGCGGAAAGAGTAACAAGTTTCGAATTCGGGTATCGTGTGAATCCTCTGCCGCGTATATCGCTGGATACAGCCGTATTTTATAGCCGCTATAGTGACCTGCTAACGGTTGGTAGCACCACGGGAACGCCGTTTGTGTCCCGTAACGTATTGCAGGTTCCCATTCCTTTTAACAACCAAAGCCATGGCCGCACATACGGCGTGGAAGTTATGGCGAAATGGAATGTATCAGAAGATTGGCAGCTTGCCGGCAGCTATAACTATCTTAATATGAAGTTGGAGCTTGAACCAGGCGGGGGCGCTTTTTTCTTTGGTGAGGAGGCTTCACCAGAACACCAATTTGCATTACGTTCCTTTTGGGATGTTACTGATCGTTTGCAATGGGATAACACGGTTTATTTTGTAGATAACTTGCAATCGGTGGATGAGTACCTGCGTTTCGACACCCGCCTTGGATGGGAAGTTT